The proteins below come from a single Paracoccus sp. SCSIO 75233 genomic window:
- a CDS encoding penicillin-binding protein 1A, with translation MVRFILSFFGSIFALLVTGLIFGILMLGGVFWTFSRDLPSHEQLSQYSPKTISRVYSGEGQLIDEFAQERRIFVPGEEIPDLVKQAFVSAEDKNFYEHSGYDPRGIMAAARDAVVSRGQNVRGASTITQQVMKNFLLSSDRSVERKVKELILATRLEESLTKDQILELYLNEIFLGQNSYGVAAAAQTYFNKTLSELEPHEAATLAAMPQAPGRYHPVREKERVTERRNYVLREMWQNGYIDEATMRAESAKPLRSVQNGDFEPFADKMPPRDYFTDEIRRQLSQDFGEDEFFGGGLTIRATIEPNMQQVAADALQDALESYDRGQGIWHGVIATIPEDQLGSEADWRAALFETRDAPRDVLGWMPAVILEVADNGSARIGIEGIEEDADGHWLPARDAQWARPRREDGSLGPRAQGVGDLAQRGDVVMVRAMTEDGSGKFLRWTLRQIPEIEGGFMAMDVNTGRVIAMQGGFSYQSSVFNRATQAMRQPGSSFKPFVYAAALDNGYTPATIVVDEEIAINTPDGMWRPKNSSNRTYGPTPLRTGIEQSRNLMTIRVAQDIGMDTVANYAERFGVYDDMNPFLANSLGAQETTLFKMVAAYAMFANGGERVEPTLVDRVQDRRGRTVYRHDQRDCVGCSQNALPAGTSPEIDTNRERVMDAVTAYQITSMMEGVVKRGSGKGVNLPVPIAGKTGTTNDAKDVWFVGFSSNIVAGCYLGYDQPRTLGSNAFGGTLCVPVFNAFMRQAIAEYGGSRFRVPDGGYFQKIDRFTGARLSADATGDNVISEFFRNGTEPDETGMDIIDGGFEAKIMPKVEGIPLTLKELPKSNASSGGAKAITTSTGQKRVIPKKADFGTISSGGLY, from the coding sequence GTGGTCAGATTCATTCTCTCTTTCTTCGGCTCGATCTTCGCGCTTCTGGTAACCGGGCTGATCTTCGGCATCCTGATGCTCGGCGGGGTGTTCTGGACCTTTTCGCGCGATCTTCCCAGCCATGAGCAGCTCAGCCAGTATTCGCCCAAGACCATCAGCCGGGTCTATTCCGGCGAGGGTCAGCTGATTGACGAGTTCGCGCAGGAAAGACGGATATTTGTGCCGGGTGAAGAAATTCCCGATCTGGTGAAACAGGCTTTCGTTTCCGCCGAGGACAAGAATTTCTACGAACATAGCGGCTATGATCCGCGCGGCATCATGGCCGCTGCCCGTGACGCCGTGGTTTCGCGCGGTCAGAATGTACGCGGCGCCTCGACCATCACCCAGCAGGTGATGAAGAACTTCCTGCTGTCATCGGACCGCAGTGTCGAACGCAAGGTGAAGGAGCTGATTCTGGCCACCCGGCTGGAGGAATCGCTGACCAAGGATCAGATCCTTGAGCTTTATCTGAACGAGATTTTCCTCGGTCAGAACAGCTACGGCGTGGCCGCTGCCGCCCAGACCTATTTCAACAAGACCCTGTCGGAGCTTGAACCGCACGAGGCCGCGACGCTCGCAGCCATGCCGCAGGCTCCGGGCCGCTACCATCCGGTGCGCGAGAAAGAGCGGGTGACAGAGCGGCGCAATTACGTCCTGCGCGAAATGTGGCAGAACGGCTATATCGACGAAGCCACGATGCGCGCGGAATCCGCGAAGCCGCTGCGCTCCGTCCAGAATGGCGATTTCGAGCCGTTCGCCGACAAGATGCCGCCTCGCGACTACTTCACCGATGAAATCCGCCGCCAGTTGTCGCAGGATTTCGGCGAGGACGAATTTTTCGGCGGCGGCCTGACCATACGCGCCACGATCGAGCCGAATATGCAGCAGGTCGCGGCGGATGCACTTCAGGACGCGCTTGAAAGTTACGACCGGGGGCAGGGGATCTGGCACGGCGTGATCGCGACGATCCCGGAAGATCAGCTTGGCTCCGAAGCCGATTGGCGTGCGGCCCTGTTCGAGACCCGCGATGCCCCCCGCGATGTGCTCGGCTGGATGCCCGCCGTGATCCTTGAGGTCGCCGATAACGGCAGCGCCAGAATCGGCATCGAGGGGATCGAGGAAGACGCTGACGGTCACTGGCTGCCCGCCCGCGACGCGCAATGGGCAAGGCCACGGCGTGAGGACGGCTCGCTTGGCCCGCGCGCACAGGGCGTCGGCGATCTGGCGCAGCGCGGCGATGTGGTCATGGTCCGCGCGATGACCGAGGATGGCAGCGGCAAATTCCTCCGCTGGACACTTCGCCAGATCCCTGAAATCGAGGGCGGTTTCATGGCGATGGACGTGAACACGGGCCGGGTGATCGCCATGCAGGGCGGGTTCTCCTACCAGTCCTCGGTCTTCAACCGGGCCACCCAGGCGATGCGCCAGCCGGGGTCGAGCTTCAAGCCCTTCGTCTATGCCGCCGCGCTGGATAACGGTTATACCCCGGCCACCATCGTCGTGGACGAGGAAATCGCCATCAATACGCCTGACGGGATGTGGCGGCCCAAGAACTCCTCCAACCGCACCTATGGCCCGACGCCACTGCGCACCGGGATCGAGCAATCGCGGAACCTGATGACCATTCGTGTGGCACAGGATATCGGGATGGATACCGTCGCCAATTACGCCGAGCGTTTCGGGGTCTATGACGACATGAACCCGTTCCTTGCCAACTCGCTGGGCGCGCAGGAAACCACGCTGTTCAAGATGGTCGCGGCCTACGCCATGTTCGCCAATGGCGGCGAGCGGGTGGAACCGACGCTGGTCGACCGGGTGCAGGACCGTCGTGGCCGCACCGTCTACCGCCACGACCAGCGCGATTGTGTCGGCTGTTCGCAGAATGCGCTGCCCGCCGGCACCTCGCCCGAGATCGACACCAATCGCGAGCGGGTGATGGACGCCGTGACCGCCTATCAGATCACCTCGATGATGGAAGGGGTGGTCAAGCGCGGCTCCGGCAAGGGCGTCAATCTGCCGGTGCCGATCGCGGGTAAGACCGGGACAACCAACGACGCGAAAGATGTGTGGTTTGTCGGATTTTCGTCGAATATCGTCGCGGGCTGCTATCTGGGCTATGACCAGCCGCGCACATTGGGCAGCAACGCCTTTGGCGGCACGCTTTGCGTTCCGGTGTTCAACGCCTTCATGCGGCAGGCCATCGCCGAATATGGCGGCAGCCGCTTCCGCGTGCCCGATGGCGGCTATTTCCAGAAGATCGACCGTTTCACCGGCGCGCGGCTGTCCGCCGACGCAACCGGCGATAACGTGATCTCCGAATTCTTCCGCAATGGCACGGAACCGGATGAAACCGGCATGGACATCATCGACGGCGGCTTCGAGGCGAAGATCATGCCGAAAGTCGAAGGCATCCCGCTGACCCTCAAGGAACTGCCCAAATCCAATGCGAGTTCGGGCGGGGCGAAGGCCATTACCACCTCAACCGGCCAGAAGCGGGTCATCCCGAAAAAGGCCGATTTCGGGACGATCTCGTCAGGCGGGCTTTACTGA
- a CDS encoding N-acetylmuramoyl-L-alanine amidase, which translates to MRLLALLLWLLLPLAAFAQGPVVRLDVPSSSVVADGDDLALSLSLSTATPYRLHLLDAPKRLVIDVQGLNLADTDLTGLPGAALLDGVRGGAFRRGWSRLVFDLRGPYAITEAVQRGDGARAMLMLRLTPVAAEDYAGATNAMSALWDLPQPTIPVVDENRLAPLRVAIDPGHGGADSGAVVAGLSEADLMLEFSRELTEKLIRGGFEVVLTRRKDVFVGLESRMTEARASNADILISLHADALPEGQATGATIFTWNPQADDRASRQLAARHDRADLVAGVDLHGTDDQIADTLMDMARSDTQPRSEGLAKQLSAQFSQAGLALHSRPVKGAAFSVLKSPDIPSVLLELGFLTDPGDRANLTDPAWRARMAGAITEAVTGWARDDAVRAALRRH; encoded by the coding sequence ATGCGGCTTCTGGCGCTTCTGCTCTGGCTGCTGCTGCCGCTGGCGGCGTTTGCACAAGGCCCGGTGGTCCGGCTGGATGTCCCGTCCTCCTCCGTTGTGGCGGATGGCGACGATCTGGCGCTCAGCCTCAGCCTGTCGACCGCGACGCCGTACCGGCTGCATCTGCTGGACGCGCCGAAACGGCTGGTGATCGATGTGCAGGGGCTGAACCTTGCCGATACCGACCTGACCGGCCTGCCGGGTGCCGCGCTGCTGGACGGTGTCCGGGGCGGGGCGTTCCGGCGCGGCTGGTCTCGGCTGGTCTTCGATCTGCGCGGTCCCTATGCGATCACGGAGGCAGTGCAACGCGGCGACGGTGCCCGCGCCATGCTGATGCTGCGCCTGACGCCGGTCGCAGCAGAGGATTATGCAGGCGCCACCAATGCCATGTCAGCGCTTTGGGACCTGCCGCAACCCACCATCCCTGTGGTCGATGAAAATCGCCTGGCACCGCTGCGCGTGGCCATAGATCCGGGACATGGCGGGGCCGATTCCGGGGCCGTGGTCGCGGGGCTTAGCGAGGCAGACCTGATGCTGGAATTTTCGCGCGAGCTGACCGAAAAACTGATCCGGGGCGGGTTCGAGGTGGTCCTGACCCGCCGCAAGGATGTGTTCGTCGGGCTGGAATCGCGCATGACGGAGGCACGGGCGTCGAATGCCGACATCCTGATCTCGCTTCACGCAGATGCGCTGCCGGAGGGGCAGGCGACCGGGGCCACCATCTTCACCTGGAACCCGCAGGCCGATGACCGCGCCTCGCGACAGCTTGCCGCGCGCCACGACCGCGCCGATCTTGTGGCAGGCGTCGATCTGCACGGCACCGACGATCAGATCGCGGATACGCTGATGGATATGGCCCGCTCCGACACGCAGCCGCGCTCCGAGGGGTTGGCGAAGCAGCTTTCCGCGCAATTTTCTCAGGCCGGGCTGGCGCTGCATTCGCGCCCGGTGAAAGGCGCGGCCTTCAGCGTTCTGAAATCGCCGGATATTCCCTCGGTCCTTCTCGAACTTGGGTTTCTGACCGATCCCGGCGACCGCGCCAACCTGACCGATCCGGCCTGGCGGGCAAGGATGGCCGGGGCCATAACCGAAGCCGTGACCGGCTGGGCCAGGGACGATGCGGTACGCGCCGCACTTCGCCGCCACTGA
- a CDS encoding pyridoxal phosphate-dependent aminotransferase, whose translation MRQSERGQVDPFIVMDVMEQARRAEAAGRSIIHMEVGQPSTGAPQAARTGLQSRLGEPLGYTVALGLPELRAGIAALYRRWYNVDLNPDRVVVTCGSSGAFMLAFSALFDAGDKVALGEPGYPSYRQIMRAMSLEPVGIQTAPENRYQPRADEIPAGVQGLMLASPGNPSGTMLGLEDYRALLSRAGELGISVISDEIYHGLSYGGRCHTALEVSEDVYVINSFSKYFSMTGWRIGWMIVPEDHIRTVERIAQNMFICPPHASQVAALGALDATAECDANLAVYAENRRLLLEALPKMGFDRIAPPDGAFYIYADISDLTDDSLAFAAEILEKAGVAVTPGLDFDPVRGATTLRFSYARSTADITEAITRLSRFMDAR comes from the coding sequence ATGCGGCAGTCAGAACGGGGTCAGGTCGATCCGTTTATCGTCATGGATGTGATGGAGCAGGCCCGCCGGGCAGAGGCAGCGGGGCGCTCGATCATCCATATGGAGGTCGGCCAGCCCTCGACCGGCGCGCCACAGGCGGCACGTACGGGGCTGCAATCGCGGCTCGGCGAACCGCTGGGTTACACGGTCGCGCTTGGTCTGCCGGAGTTGCGGGCCGGGATCGCCGCCCTCTATCGCCGCTGGTATAACGTGGACCTGAACCCGGATCGCGTGGTGGTGACCTGCGGATCGTCGGGGGCGTTCATGCTCGCCTTCTCGGCGCTGTTCGATGCCGGTGACAAGGTCGCATTGGGGGAGCCGGGCTATCCCAGCTATCGCCAGATCATGCGCGCCATGTCGCTTGAACCCGTCGGCATCCAGACCGCGCCGGAAAACCGCTATCAACCGCGCGCTGACGAAATCCCGGCAGGTGTCCAAGGGCTGATGCTGGCCTCCCCCGGCAATCCCTCCGGCACGATGCTCGGGCTGGAAGATTACCGGGCGCTTTTGTCGCGGGCGGGAGAGTTGGGTATCTCCGTCATCTCCGACGAGATTTATCACGGTCTCAGCTATGGCGGGCGCTGCCATACGGCGCTGGAGGTCAGTGAAGACGTTTATGTAATCAACTCCTTTTCGAAATATTTCTCGATGACCGGCTGGCGGATCGGCTGGATGATCGTCCCTGAGGATCATATCCGCACGGTGGAGCGTATCGCGCAGAACATGTTCATCTGCCCGCCACATGCCAGTCAGGTCGCGGCGCTCGGTGCGCTTGATGCGACAGCGGAATGCGACGCAAATCTGGCGGTCTATGCCGAAAACCGCCGTTTGCTGCTGGAGGCGCTGCCCAAAATGGGTTTCGACCGCATCGCACCGCCGGACGGGGCGTTTTATATCTATGCCGACATCTCCGATCTGACCGATGACAGCCTCGCCTTCGCGGCGGAGATACTGGAGAAAGCCGGGGTCGCGGTCACGCCGGGGCTGGATTTCGACCCGGTCCGGGGGGCGACGACGCTGCGCTTTTCCTATGCCCGCAGCACGGCGGATATTACCGAGGCCATCACCCGGCTGTCGCGCTTCATGGACGCGCGCTGA
- a CDS encoding DsbA family protein produces the protein MKKLLAALLLSASPAAALDLAAMNDGEKAAFGEAVREYLMENPEVLIDAMGALEERRMAEEATNDAALIAQYSDEIFNDGYSWVGGNPDGDVTLVEFIDFRCGVCRQAFPHVEETLASDGNIRLILKDFPILGPESELASRFAIAAKQIEGDDAYKQVHDNFYTMRGNVTPDWLRSTAEEMGFDADAIMEAMNSDEVSEVIRKNAELAQTLGIGGTPSFILGDTLLRGMPRTGLPPAIRDVREKAAAEG, from the coding sequence ATGAAAAAGCTGCTGGCCGCATTGCTGCTGAGCGCAAGCCCCGCCGCCGCCCTCGATCTCGCGGCGATGAATGACGGCGAAAAAGCGGCCTTTGGCGAGGCCGTTCGCGAATATCTGATGGAAAATCCCGAAGTGCTGATCGACGCCATGGGTGCCCTGGAAGAGCGCCGCATGGCCGAGGAAGCCACCAATGACGCGGCGCTGATCGCGCAGTATAGCGACGAGATCTTCAATGACGGCTATAGCTGGGTCGGCGGCAATCCTGACGGCGATGTGACGCTGGTCGAGTTCATCGACTTCCGCTGCGGCGTCTGCCGTCAGGCCTTCCCGCATGTCGAGGAAACGCTGGCAAGCGACGGAAATATAAGGCTGATCCTGAAAGATTTTCCGATTCTCGGCCCCGAAAGCGAGCTTGCCTCGCGCTTCGCCATCGCGGCCAAGCAGATCGAGGGCGACGATGCCTATAAGCAGGTGCATGATAATTTCTACACCATGCGCGGCAATGTCACGCCCGACTGGCTGCGCAGCACCGCCGAGGAGATGGGGTTTGACGCCGACGCCATCATGGAAGCGATGAATTCCGACGAGGTCAGCGAGGTGATCCGCAAAAATGCCGAACTGGCGCAGACGCTCGGCATTGGCGGTACACCGAGCTTTATCCTGGGCGACACGCTGCTGCGCGGGATGCCGCGTACCGGCCTGCCGCCTGCGATCCGCGACGTGCGTGAGAAAGCCGCCGCAGAAGGATAA
- the ispG gene encoding flavodoxin-dependent (E)-4-hydroxy-3-methylbut-2-enyl-diphosphate synthase, protein MSHNPIRPWRDIERRKSRKIMVGNVPVGGDAPISVQTMTNTDGHDVKATLDQVIRAADAGADIVRISAPDQETTKALKEICRESPVPIVADIHFHYKRALEAADAGVACLRINPGNIGSSDRVAEVVRAARDHGCSIRIGVNAGSLEKHLLEKYGEPCPDAMVESGMDHIKILQDHDFHEFKISVKASDVFLAAAAYQQLAELTDAPIHLGITEAGGLRGGTVKSAIGLGNLLWSGIGDTIRVSLSADPVEEVKVGFELLKSLGLRTRGVQIISCPSCARQGFDVIKTVEALEERLEHIKTPMSLSIIGCVVNGPGEALMTDIGFTGGGAGSGMVYMAGRQDHKMNNDQMIDHIVELVEERAEKIEAAKTAEAAE, encoded by the coding sequence ATGAGCCATAATCCGATCCGGCCGTGGCGCGATATCGAACGGCGCAAATCCCGCAAGATCATGGTCGGCAACGTGCCGGTCGGGGGCGATGCGCCGATCAGCGTCCAGACCATGACCAACACCGACGGTCATGACGTCAAGGCGACACTCGATCAGGTGATCCGCGCCGCCGATGCCGGTGCCGACATCGTGCGGATTTCGGCCCCCGATCAGGAAACCACCAAGGCGCTGAAGGAAATCTGCCGCGAAAGCCCTGTCCCGATCGTGGCCGACATCCATTTCCACTACAAGCGCGCGCTTGAAGCGGCGGATGCCGGGGTGGCCTGTCTGCGGATCAATCCCGGCAATATCGGCAGTTCCGACCGTGTGGCGGAGGTGGTGCGGGCGGCAAGGGATCACGGCTGCTCCATCCGCATCGGCGTGAATGCGGGCAGTCTGGAAAAACACCTGCTGGAGAAATATGGCGAGCCATGCCCCGACGCCATGGTCGAAAGCGGTATGGATCACATCAAGATCCTTCAGGACCACGATTTCCACGAATTCAAGATCAGCGTGAAGGCCTCGGACGTGTTCCTCGCCGCCGCTGCCTATCAGCAACTGGCCGAACTGACCGACGCCCCGATCCATCTCGGCATCACCGAGGCGGGCGGTCTGCGCGGCGGCACGGTGAAATCGGCCATCGGTCTGGGCAATCTGCTCTGGTCCGGGATCGGGGATACGATCCGCGTCAGCCTCTCCGCCGATCCGGTGGAGGAGGTGAAGGTCGGTTTCGAATTGCTGAAATCACTGGGCTTGCGGACGCGCGGCGTGCAGATCATCTCCTGCCCGTCCTGCGCGCGTCAGGGCTTCGACGTGATCAAAACGGTCGAGGCGCTTGAGGAACGTCTGGAACATATCAAGACGCCGATGAGCCTGTCGATTATCGGCTGCGTGGTGAACGGTCCGGGCGAGGCGCTGATGACCGATATCGGTTTCACCGGCGGCGGTGCCGGTTCCGGCATGGTCTATATGGCCGGGCGGCAGGACCATAAGATGAACAACGATCAGATGATCGACCACATCGTCGAACTGGTCGAAGAACGCGCCGAGAAGATCGAGGCCGCAAAGACCGCCGAAGCGGCGGAATAA
- a CDS encoding cell wall metabolism sensor histidine kinase WalK, with amino-acid sequence MERSVIHNLIAALPVAVVAVDHEARVSAANVAASALLGENLTDRPFVTVLRHPVVVQAVDAVLDPAHVSLPVPDPTLAAVGSGGYRNRVIISARGRDIPAEVTVSALPDRIGALVVIEDSSGIEEAEQQRRDFVANVSHELRTPLTAMIGFIETLRGPARDDAAARDRFLSIMETEAARMNRLVMDLLSLSRVESEERRRPAEAVDLTMIIGAVVATLTPHAEAHNVNISLIGAENEALVTGDPDQLTQVFHNLVENAVKYGGSGGEVRLELSRIRHEPALRGPAIAVAVIDRGEGIDEMHLPRLTERFYRVDNHRSRQQGGTGLGLAIVKHIIGRHRGRLRIESVKGQGSRFTVILPAKRDRR; translated from the coding sequence GTGGAGCGCAGCGTCATTCACAATCTGATCGCGGCGCTGCCGGTTGCTGTCGTGGCGGTCGATCACGAAGCACGGGTCAGTGCGGCCAATGTCGCGGCCTCGGCGCTCTTGGGTGAAAACCTGACCGACCGGCCTTTCGTGACCGTGCTGCGGCATCCGGTGGTGGTCCAGGCCGTGGATGCGGTGCTTGATCCTGCCCATGTTTCGCTGCCGGTGCCGGACCCGACGCTGGCGGCGGTCGGCTCGGGCGGGTATCGCAACCGCGTCATCATCTCGGCGCGCGGACGGGACATCCCCGCCGAGGTCACGGTGTCGGCGCTGCCGGACCGGATCGGCGCGCTCGTGGTGATCGAGGACAGCTCCGGCATCGAGGAGGCCGAGCAGCAGCGACGGGATTTCGTGGCCAATGTCAGCCATGAGCTGCGCACCCCCCTGACCGCGATGATCGGATTCATCGAGACCCTGCGTGGCCCGGCGCGTGACGATGCGGCGGCACGCGACCGCTTCCTGTCGATCATGGAGACCGAAGCCGCGCGGATGAACCGTCTGGTCATGGACCTGCTTTCGCTCAGCCGCGTTGAATCCGAAGAACGTCGGCGCCCGGCGGAGGCCGTCGATCTGACCATGATCATCGGTGCCGTCGTCGCGACGCTGACGCCCCATGCAGAGGCGCATAACGTCAATATCAGCCTGATCGGTGCGGAGAATGAGGCATTGGTCACAGGCGATCCCGACCAGCTGACACAGGTTTTCCATAACCTCGTCGAAAACGCGGTCAAATATGGCGGTTCCGGCGGCGAGGTCCGGCTGGAACTGTCCCGCATCCGGCATGAACCGGCGCTGCGTGGCCCGGCGATTGCGGTCGCCGTCATCGACCGGGGCGAAGGTATCGACGAGATGCATCTGCCAAGGCTGACGGAACGGTTTTACCGCGTCGATAATCACCGTTCGCGCCAGCAGGGCGGCACCGGGCTGGGCCTTGCCATCGTCAAGCATATCATCGGGCGGCACCGTGGCCGTCTGCGGATCGAATCGGTAAAAGGGCAGGGATCGCGTTTCACCGTCATCCTGCCCGCAAAGCGTGATCGCCGCTGA
- a CDS encoding gamma carbonic anhydrase family protein gives MIWELDGNVPQIADDAWIAPDAQIMGRVVIEPGASVWWGAVLRGDNEEIRIGRGSNVQDLCCLHTDMGFPLVIGENVTVGHRAMLHGCRIGDGSLIGMGATVLNGAKVGSGSLIGASALVSEGKEIPDRVLVMGAPGRVVREIDDAQYEGLLASAQGYRNNAARFRAGLKQIG, from the coding sequence ATGATCTGGGAACTCGATGGCAATGTGCCGCAAATCGCCGATGACGCATGGATTGCGCCCGATGCGCAAATCATGGGCCGCGTGGTGATCGAGCCGGGGGCAAGCGTCTGGTGGGGTGCCGTGCTGCGTGGCGATAACGAGGAAATCCGGATCGGACGCGGCTCAAACGTGCAGGATCTTTGCTGCCTTCACACCGATATGGGTTTCCCGCTGGTGATTGGCGAGAATGTCACCGTTGGACATCGTGCCATGCTGCATGGCTGCCGGATCGGCGATGGCTCGCTGATCGGCATGGGGGCGACGGTGCTGAACGGTGCCAAGGTCGGGTCCGGCTCGCTCATCGGGGCCTCGGCCCTTGTGTCAGAGGGCAAGGAGATCCCTGACCGGGTGCTGGTAATGGGCGCACCGGGACGGGTGGTGCGCGAGATCGACGACGCGCAATATGAGGGGCTTCTGGCCTCCGCACAGGGTTATCGCAACAATGCGGCACGGTTTCGCGCCGGGCTGAAACAGATCGGCTAG
- the gmk gene encoding guanylate kinase has product MDRTGLLIILSSPSGAGKSTLARRLMAWDPTLSFSVSATTRPARPGEIDGEHYSFMSREAFSGMVASGDMLEHAEVFGNLYGSPRAPVEAAMQAGRDTIFDVDWQGGQQIRASVLGPHVVSIFILPPSLAELERRLVARGQDAPEVIAGRMEKSRDEISHWAEYDYVLVNDDLDETFERLTAILVAERLRKDRQKGLGAFVKKLMEGSSR; this is encoded by the coding sequence ATGGACCGAACCGGGCTTCTGATCATTCTCTCATCCCCATCCGGGGCGGGAAAATCGACGCTCGCACGCCGTTTGATGGCATGGGATCCGACGCTGTCCTTCTCCGTCTCCGCCACCACACGACCGGCACGCCCCGGCGAAATCGATGGCGAGCATTACAGTTTCATGTCGCGCGAGGCGTTCTCGGGCATGGTCGCCTCCGGGGATATGCTGGAACATGCGGAAGTGTTCGGCAATCTTTACGGCTCGCCCCGTGCCCCGGTGGAGGCCGCAATGCAGGCCGGGCGGGACACGATTTTCGACGTGGACTGGCAGGGCGGACAACAAATCCGCGCCTCGGTGCTTGGGCCGCATGTGGTCAGCATCTTCATCCTGCCGCCGTCTCTGGCGGAGCTCGAACGGCGGCTGGTCGCCCGCGGGCAGGATGCGCCGGAGGTGATCGCAGGCCGGATGGAGAAGAGCCGCGACGAAATTTCCCATTGGGCCGAATATGACTATGTTCTGGTCAATGACGATCTGGACGAGACGTTCGAGCGGCTGACCGCCATCCTCGTGGCAGAAAGATTGCGCAAGGACCGGCAGAAAGGACTTGGCGCGTTCGTCAAGAAGCTGATGGAGGGAAGCAGCAGATGA
- a CDS encoding PAS domain-containing protein: MTDETEDKQPAPPGETRKGGEIVSLNIVARPDPLRITFGLRDYWEGLRRGRVVPDRADVQPRGIAAALDYAFILERIAPGAARFRLAGRHLVDLMGMEVRGLPFCALFNPDSRGRLSDVLETVFQAPQIAEIKLRSPQTYARPELNGRMLILPLKSDLGDITRALGCVVNPGEMGRAPRRFEIAYDMVIPIIKGKSALPPTPNGISETAPNFRRASPPKPRRSEPPPSNTATPEERRASFRIIRPDLPG; the protein is encoded by the coding sequence ATGACCGACGAAACAGAGGACAAACAACCGGCTCCGCCGGGCGAAACGCGTAAGGGCGGCGAAATCGTCTCGCTGAATATTGTCGCGCGACCAGACCCGTTGCGGATCACGTTCGGGCTGCGCGATTATTGGGAGGGATTGCGTCGCGGGCGCGTCGTGCCGGATCGTGCGGATGTGCAGCCGCGCGGAATCGCCGCTGCGCTCGATTACGCCTTCATCCTTGAACGTATCGCACCGGGTGCGGCGCGGTTCCGGCTGGCCGGGCGGCATCTGGTCGACCTCATGGGGATGGAGGTGCGGGGGTTGCCGTTCTGCGCGCTGTTCAATCCGGATTCGCGCGGACGCCTTTCCGATGTGCTCGAAACCGTGTTTCAGGCCCCGCAGATTGCCGAAATAAAACTGCGCTCGCCGCAGACCTATGCACGGCCGGAACTGAACGGCAGGATGCTGATTTTGCCGCTGAAATCGGATCTGGGCGACATTACCCGTGCGCTCGGCTGTGTGGTCAACCCGGGCGAGATGGGCCGCGCCCCACGGCGTTTCGAAATCGCATACGACATGGTCATCCCGATCATCAAGGGCAAATCCGCGCTGCCACCAACCCCAAACGGCATCAGCGAGACCGCGCCAAATTTCCGCCGCGCCTCGCCGCCAAAACCACGCCGCAGCGAACCCCCGCCAAGCAACACAGCCACCCCGGAGGAGCGTCGCGCCAGTTTTCGCATCATTCGCCCCGATCTTCCGGGCTGA